In a genomic window of Leishmania infantum JPCM5 genome chromosome 1:
- a CDS encoding putative poly(A) export protein, whose translation MLMTGVASWDGTCSIWQVARNPAGAVISQPTWTTTHDSPLLTMSLSADGRVFFGGCSKTAVMWDLNSNQKAVVASHDLPISCLDFLSLPQTMSQMLITGSWDGKLRWWDLRQQSYVREENLGEPVFALDAQKTVPMMAAATGRLAHVYDVQQMQKVNELKLPDVMKFNLRCITCAPQYDGVGVGSSEGRVSFISMKDAPGCTFKAHITTEKSHYILSQTNFCVHHPTLPLLLSGGGDGNLTVINRADRKVIKTLQCEQKVGTQAIPISAGDISADGSLVAYAHSYDWAMGKSGYRNQPTSVHIRPLL comes from the coding sequence ATGCTCATGACTGGCGTTGCCTCGTGGGACGGGACTTGCTCTATTTGGCAGGTTGCGCGGAACCCTGCTGGGGCGGTCATATCTCAGCCAACTTGGACAACAACACACGACAGTCCTTTACTTACTATGTCCTTGTCTGCGGACGGGCGCGTCTTTTTCGGAGGATGCTCAAAGACTGCGGTTATGTGGGACCTGAACTCAAATCAGAAGGCTGTCGTCGCATCACATGATTTGCCAATTAGCTGCCTCGATTTCCTGTCTCTTCCTCAGACCATGAGCCAAATGCTCATCACCGGAAGCTGGGACGGCAAGCTGCGCTGGTGGGACCTGAGGCAGCAAAGCTACGTGAGGGAGGAAAACCTGGGTGAGCCTGTGTTCGCGCTCGATGCGCAAAAAACGGTGCCGATGATGGCTGCCGCAACAGGTCGACTGGCTCACGTGTATGACGTGCAACAAATGCAGAAGGTCAACGAACTCAAGCTTCCCGACGTCATGAAATTCAACCTCCGCTGCATCACATGCGCCCCACAGTACGACGGTGTCGGAGTCGGATCCTCGGAAGGACGCGTCTCCTTTATCAGCATGAAGGACGCGCCAGGGTGCACATTCAAGGCTCACATTACCACAGAAAAGTCTCACTACATTCTGAGCCAGACCAATTTTTGCGTGCATCACCCTACGTTGCCACTCCTCCTGtccggtggcggcgatggtaATTTGACAGTTATCAACCGCGCCGATCGAAAAGTCATAAAAACGCTTCAATGCGAGCAAAAAGTAGGCACACAAGCAATTCCAATCTCAGCTGGCGACATAAGCGCAGATGGGTCTCTTGTTGCCTATGCGCATAGCTATGACTGGGCCATGGGGAAGAGTGGTTACAGAAACCAACCTACCTCGGTGCACATTCGGCCGCTATTGTGA
- a CDS encoding putative ribosomal protein S7: protein MQPYLRKLRKLKRGKPSDLEESVAKALFELETSHKTLRQELPRFHVNTVREVKVPRSKKTVLVVFYPLRFLMLVRKVQRALTSELEKRHPGYLVMLVAQRKITKRPTDVYKLQKVQRSKTSTAVFENILNDMIYPSDVVGRRWRCRTDGSKLMKVFLDARDRKRVESRLRAVAYVYKQLTHRRVSFGFMWNPKLQQVSTR, encoded by the coding sequence ATGCAGCCTTACCTCCGCAAGCTCCGTAAGCTGAAGCGCGGCAAGCCCAGCGACCTCGAGGAGAGCGTCGCGAAGGCGCTGTTCGAGCTCGAGACGTCGCACAAGACCCTACGTCaggagctgccgcgcttCCACGTCAACACCGTGCGCGAGGTCAAGGTGCCGCGCTCGAAGAAGACGGTGCTGGTCGTCTTCTACCCCCTGCGCTTCCTGATGCTGGTGCGCAAGGTCCAGCGTGCGCTCACCTCtgagctggagaagcgccACCCGGGCTACCTGGTGATGCTGGTTGCGCAGCGCAAGATCACGAAGCGCCCGACGGACGTGTACAAGCTGCAGAAGGTGCAGCGCTCGAAGACGAGCACGGCGGTGTTCGAGAATATTCTGAACGACATGATCTACCCGAGCGACGTGGTgggccgccgctggcgctgccgcacggaCGGGAGCAAGCTGATGAAGGTGTTCCTGGACGCCCGCGACCGCAAGCGCGTCGAGTCCCGCCTTCGCGCTGTGGCGTACGTGTACAAGCAGctgacgcaccgccgcgtgTCGTTCGGCTTCATGTGGAACccgaagctgcagcaggtgtcGACCCGGTAG
- a CDS encoding alpha/beta-hydrolase-like protein: protein MPWATTLDPKAPPPPTLCVTVSSTTDVLIIADMQVDFLAPGGSLHVKGGEALLDGINAVSSQLPFRYQVATQDWHPENHCSFVTHGGPWPPHCVQGSAGAQLHAGLHTQRINAVIRKGVTQQADSYSAFVEDNGVSTGLAGLLHSIGARRVFVCGVAYDFCVFFTAMDARKNGFSVVLLEDLTAAVDDAAWSARTAELKDAGVVLLKSSALVAEGTQT from the coding sequence ATGCCGTGGGCGACCACCCTCGATCCCAaggccccgccgccgccgacgctgtgCGTCACCGTTAGCAGCACGACCGATGTGCTCATCATCGCCGACATGCAGGTAGACTTCTTGGCACCTGGCGGCTCTCTCCACGTAAAGGGAGGTGAAGCGCTGCTGGATGGTATCAACGCCGTGTCTTCCCAGTTGCCGTTCCGCTACCAAGTCGCCACGCAGGACTGGCATCCGGAGAATCATTGTTCCTTCGTCACCCATGGCGGGCCGTGGCCACCGCACTGTGTGCAGGGCTCGGCgggagcgcagctgcacgcagGGCTCCACACGCAGCGCATCAACGCGGTTATACGTAAAGGTGTCACGCAGCAAGCGGACAGCTACTCCGCCTTCGTGGAGGACAACGGGGTGTCGACGGGTCTGGCCGGGCTGCTGCACTCCatcggcgcgcgccgcgtctTTGTGTGCGGGGTGGCCTACGATTTCTGCGTCTTCTTCACCGCAATGGACGCGCGAAAAAACGGCTTCAGCGtagtgctgctggaggactTGACGGCCGCCGTGGACGACGCGGCGTGGTCGGCACGAACAGCAGAGCTGAAGGACGCCGGTGTCGTGCTGCTGAAGAGTTCTGCACTCGTGGCGGAAGGCACACAGACGTAA
- a CDS encoding putative fatty acyl CoA syntetase 1, with amino-acid sequence MGGCVVSLMEVLNSTRLVEHPDFAARRVYGVINQRVTEDEADRSGVYRCARLTDAQHVECFNWYDGPTILQRLAIICTERGDQRAMAYRTVEKVVKESTKDEKGGTREWAYTFLNEPTYITYAEVWSRLVAFGRGLVELGLQKGSHVALYEDTRWEWLVTMLGVWTQEMIGVTVYANLGEDALLYALKEATCEALVCNGKNVGKLISLMDKYGVHNATIIYLDALPSNLNTESHKVVAWADVLAKGTPSTAPYKVQDNKDEEVLVMYTSGTTGNPKGVVHTIGALTQGALGLEERLTELIGKEENESYVAYLPAAHIFEFTCENIMLLRGALICFGTPRTLTDTYARPCGDLRAFNPFFFIGVPRIFETIKKAVEAKLPPVGTLKRQVFDHAYQSRLAALKEGKDTPYWNEKVFSLPRRILGSKVRGICCGGAPLSDKTQEWLSVVLGRPVAQGYGMTESVCNASVQRSGELKCEVGQLLHGVEARLLDTEHYKHTDKPHPRGELLLRGRFVFKGYYKQPELTEQSILPGGWLRTGDVAEMEAETGQMRIIGRVKALAKNCLGEYIALENLEALYCECPVVAPNGICVLVDPQQPFITALVLTDEEKAMKFARAHKFENARWPDILKDPAFIAAVTASLAEIGRKAGKKSFELLKRVCVLSDEWTPENNLVTASMKVRRSAIDKHYAGIIKELFAD; translated from the coding sequence ATGGGTGGCTGTGTCGTCTCCTTGATGGAGGTGCTGAACAGCACCCGTCTCGTCGAGCACCCCGACTTTGCCGCGCGGCGCGTCTATGGCGTCATCAACCAGCGCGTCACAGAGGACGAGGCTGACCGCTCCGGCGTGTACCGGTGTGCGCGGCTGACGGATGCGCAGCACGTCGAATGCTTTAACTGGTACGACGGGCCGACgatcctgcagcgcctcgccatCATCTGCACAGAGCGCGGTGACCAGCGCGCCATGGCGTACCGCACGGTCGAGAAGGTGGTGAAGGAATCCACGAAGGATGAGAAGGGCGGCACGCGGGAGTGGGCGTACACCTTCCTCAACGAGCCGACGTACATCACGTACGCGGAGGTGTGGAGCCGGCTCGTCGCGTTCGGACGCGGCCTGGTCGAGTTGGGTCTTCAGAAGGGCAGCCATGTGGCGCTCTACGAGGACACGCGGTGGGAGTGGCTGGTGACGATGCTCGGTGTGTGGACGCAGGAGATGATAGGAGTAACCGTGTACGCGAACCTCGGCGAAGACGCGCTGCTCTACGCTCTCAAGGAGGCGACGTGCGAAGCGCTGGTGTGCAACGGCAAGAACGTCGGCAAGCTCATCTCGCTGATGGACAAGTACGGCGTCCATAACGCGACGATCATCTACCTCGACGCACTGCCGTCGAACCTGAACACAGAGTCTCACAAGGTGGTCGCGTGGGCCGACGTTCTGGCCAAGGGCACGCCGTCGACGGCACCGTACAAGGTGCAGGACAacaaggacgaggaggttCTGGTCATGTACACGAGCGGCACAACCGGAAACCCAAAGGGCGTCGTGCACACGATCGGCGCGCTGACGCAAGGCGCCCTCGGCctggaggagcggctgaCGGAATTGATCGGCAAGGAGGAGAACGAGTCGTACGTCGCCTACCTCCCGGCTGCACACATCTTCGAGTTCACGTGCGAGAACAtcatgctgctgcgcggcgcactCATCTGTTtcggcacgccgcgcacgctGACGGACACCTATGCGCGGCCGTGCGGTGATCTGCGCGCGTTCAACCCCTTCTTCTTTATCGGCGTGCCGCGCATCTTCGAGACCATCAAGAAGGCCGTCgaggcgaagctgccgccggtgggcACGCTCAAGCGACAGGTGTTCGACCACGCCTACCAGAGccggctggcggcgctgaaggagggCAAGGACACGCCGTACTGGAACGAGAAGGTGTTCAGTCTGCCACGCAGGATTCTCGGGTCGAAGGTACGTGgcatctgctgcggcggcgccccacTGTCCGACAAGACACAGGAGTGGCTGTCCGTCGTGTTGGGCCGCCCCGTGGCGCAGGGCTACGGCATGACGGAGTCTGTGTGCAACGCCTCCGTGCAGCGCTCCGGTGAGCTCAAGTGCGAGGTGGGgcagctcctgcacggcGTCGAGGCGCGCCTGCTGGACACGGAGCACTACAAGCACACGGACAAGCCGCACCCAcgtggcgagctgctgctgcgcggccgcttCGTCTTCAAGGGCTACTACAAGCAGCCGGAATTGACAGAGCAGAGCATCCTGCCGGGTGGGTGGCTGCGCACGGGCGACGTGGCCGAGATGGAAGCGGAGACGGGGCAGATGCGCATCATTGGCCGCGTcaaggcgctggcgaagaaCTGCCTGGGCGAGTACATCGCGCTGGAGAACCTCGAGGCGCTTTACTGCGAGTGCCCGGTCGTGGCGCCCAACGGCATCTGCGTCCTCGTGGACCCGCAGCAGCCTTTCATCACGGCGCTCGTGCTGACGGACGAGGAAAAGGCAATGAAGTTTGCCCGCGCCCACAAATTCGAGAACGCGAGGTGGCCCGATATCCTGAAGGACCCCGCGTTCATCGCCGCGGTCACCGCGTCGCTTGCGGAGATTGGCCGGAAAGCGGGCAAGAAGTCGTttgagctgctgaagcgcgtgtgtgtgttgagCGACGAGTGGACGCCGGAGAACAACCTGGTGACGGCCTCCATGAaggtgcgccgcagcgcgatCGACAAGCACTACGCCGGCATCATCAAGGAGCTCTTTGCAGATTAG